In Labilibaculum sp. DW002, one DNA window encodes the following:
- a CDS encoding RNA polymerase sigma factor: MRKNNPTDYDLVKQFIDGNHDSIDVLITRHRDRVYTYIYLIVKNHQLSEDLFQDTFIKVIRSLRMGKYQDNGKFLAWVLRIGHNLIIDHFRKEKQNNTFSKDDYELDIFNSSKYCEGNYEDELIRDQIHSDIRSLVDELPDDQKEVVILRHYKGLSFKEIADQTDVSINTALGRMRYALINMRKTIEDRKMSLTFQ, encoded by the coding sequence TTGAGAAAAAATAATCCTACCGATTATGATCTCGTTAAGCAATTCATTGATGGTAATCATGATAGTATTGATGTGCTAATAACCCGTCACCGGGATAGAGTATATACGTATATTTATCTAATCGTAAAAAATCATCAGCTTTCCGAGGACTTATTTCAGGATACCTTTATAAAGGTAATCCGATCGCTCCGTATGGGCAAATATCAAGACAATGGTAAATTTTTAGCTTGGGTGCTGAGAATTGGTCACAATTTAATTATCGATCATTTTCGAAAAGAAAAGCAAAATAATACTTTTTCGAAAGACGATTATGAATTGGATATTTTTAACTCTTCAAAATATTGTGAAGGGAATTACGAGGATGAACTGATTCGAGATCAGATTCATTCAGACATTCGTAGTTTGGTAGATGAATTACCAGATGATCAGAAAGAAGTTGTTATTCTTCGACACTATAAAGGTTTGAGTTTTAAAGAAATTGCAGACCAAACAGATGTGAGTATTAATACTGCCCTTGGCCGAATGAGGTATGCTTTAATTAATATGAGGAAGACAATTGAGGATCGAAAGATGAGTTTGACCTTCCAATAA
- a CDS encoding Arc family DNA binding domain-containing protein: MAKKKSFVLRLDPEIYKKLEKWAADEFRSSNGQIEWILNKALNESGRKKDSGATDADKLDK; this comes from the coding sequence ATGGCGAAAAAAAAATCCTTTGTTTTGCGTTTAGATCCAGAAATCTACAAGAAATTGGAGAAGTGGGCTGCTGATGAATTTCGGAGTTCCAATGGACAAATCGAATGGATTCTTAATAAGGCTTTGAATGAATCGGGTCGAAAAAAAGATAGTGGGGCAACGGATGCCGACAAATTAGATAAATAA
- a CDS encoding SPFH domain-containing protein, with the protein MKEEKSYSAKSGFLMVFLVLTMLVIGIFGLVLIKNPFFVILIPLVIGCIPGFTIVNPNETSVLVLFGAYKGTILGNGFFWVNPFFSKRKVSLRARNLDSDPIKVNDKIGNPIMIGVVLVWRVKDTYKATFDVNDYANFVAIQSEAAIRGMAGSYPYDNFEDEMAEITLRSGGNEVSELLERELSERLAIAGIEVMEARINYLAYAAEIAGAMLRRQQATAVVAARFKIVEGAVSMVEMALEQLKEKDVIELDEEKKATMVSSLMVVLCSDKDATPVLNTGSLYQ; encoded by the coding sequence ATGAAAGAAGAAAAGAGTTATTCTGCAAAATCCGGATTTTTAATGGTTTTCCTTGTTCTTACTATGCTGGTAATTGGTATTTTCGGATTGGTACTAATAAAGAATCCGTTTTTTGTTATTCTAATTCCTTTGGTAATAGGATGCATTCCTGGTTTTACGATCGTAAATCCAAACGAAACTTCGGTTTTGGTACTGTTTGGAGCCTATAAAGGAACTATTTTAGGCAATGGTTTTTTCTGGGTTAATCCATTTTTTTCGAAGAGAAAAGTATCTTTGCGAGCACGCAATCTTGATAGTGATCCGATAAAGGTGAATGATAAGATAGGTAATCCAATAATGATTGGTGTTGTTCTGGTTTGGAGAGTTAAAGATACCTATAAGGCAACTTTTGATGTTAATGATTATGCGAATTTTGTAGCAATCCAATCAGAGGCAGCAATTCGAGGTATGGCTGGATCGTATCCATATGATAATTTCGAAGATGAAATGGCAGAAATTACACTACGATCAGGAGGAAATGAAGTAAGCGAACTATTGGAGAGAGAGCTGTCTGAGAGATTGGCAATTGCTGGTATCGAAGTGATGGAGGCTAGAATTAATTACTTAGCATATGCAGCTGAAATTGCTGGAGCAATGTTGCGTCGTCAGCAAGCAACTGCTGTCGTAGCGGCTCGATTCAAAATTGTAGAAGGTGCAGTAAGTATGGTTGAAATGGCTCTTGAGCAATTGAAAGAAAAAGATGTAATTGAACTTGATGAGGAGAAGAAAGCTACAATGGTGAGCAGTTTAATGGTTGTTCTTTGCTCAGATAAAGATGCTACACCTGTTTTAAATACAGGTAGTTTGTATCAATAA
- the uvrA gene encoding excinuclease ABC subunit UvrA, producing the protein MTEKNSEKYIYIKGAKVHNLKNIDLKIPRNKFIVVTGLSGSGKSSLAFDTLYAEGQRRYVESLSAYARQFLGRINKPEVDYIKGIPPAIAIEQKVNTRNPRSTVGTSTEIYDYLKLLFARVGKTYSPISNKLVKRHSITDVVNYILKQKEDVPVMILAEMHNGDRSKKEQLEVLSQQGFSRIEIDGKAHKIFEAIENPDLLKIDEPIHIVIDRIRVSSDEDTQNRIADSLQTAFYEGKGECLLSIDSSTNYKSFSNRFEADDLTFEDPNTHTFSFNNPVGACPKCEGFGKVIGIDEDLVIPNKTLSVYEDAVVCWKGEKMKKWKEVLIFAADKFDFPIHKPFFELSEKQKQLLWTGNKHFKGLNAFFAYVESKQYKIQYRVMLSRYRGKTTCPDCRGTRLKKEAGYIKIEGMSIQDLVLMPLNQLKEFFQNLTLNQTNEKIASRLLIDINNRINFLSDVGLGYLTLNRLSSSLSGGESQRINLATSLGSSLVGSLYILDEPSIGLHSRDTELLIKVLRQLRDLGNTVIVVEHDEDIILAADELIDIGPYAGRLGGEVVFQGNLKELKSSTDSLTAKYISKTMAIPVPETRKKWNNYIEILGARENNLKSLDIKFPLNTMTLVTGVSGSGKSSLIKTILYPALKKHYGGYSDKSGHFDALKGDLHMISNVEFVDQNPIGKSSRSNPVTYLKAYDEIRKLYAEQQASKYSGFKSAHFSFNIDGGRCDECQGEGIIKVEMQFMADVYLQCESCKGRRFKDDILDVRYREKNIHDILEMTVNEATEFFMASDGRTEKKIAQRLKPLVDVGLGYVKLGQASSTLSGGESQRVKLASFLAKEKAEPCLFIFDEPTTGLHFHDINKLMDAFNALIARGHSLIVIEHNMEVIKCADWIIDLGPDGGNKGGQVVFEGIPEDAVKCSKSYTGQYLQDKL; encoded by the coding sequence ATGACAGAAAAAAATTCAGAAAAATACATCTATATAAAAGGAGCTAAGGTCCATAATTTAAAAAATATTGACTTAAAAATTCCTCGCAATAAGTTTATTGTAGTTACAGGACTTTCCGGTTCTGGAAAATCATCTTTAGCATTTGATACGCTTTATGCAGAAGGTCAGCGTCGTTATGTTGAAAGTTTATCAGCTTATGCACGTCAATTCCTTGGTCGAATAAATAAACCAGAAGTAGACTATATAAAAGGGATACCACCTGCTATTGCCATTGAACAAAAGGTAAACACCCGCAACCCTCGTTCAACCGTAGGTACTTCTACAGAAATATATGATTATCTGAAACTTCTGTTCGCAAGAGTTGGAAAAACCTACTCTCCTATTTCGAATAAGTTAGTTAAAAGACATTCGATTACTGATGTTGTAAATTACATTCTAAAACAGAAAGAAGATGTACCTGTTATGATTCTTGCAGAAATGCACAATGGTGACAGAAGTAAAAAAGAGCAGCTAGAGGTTCTCTCTCAACAAGGTTTTTCGAGAATTGAAATTGATGGTAAAGCACATAAAATATTTGAGGCAATTGAAAATCCGGATCTTCTTAAAATAGATGAACCAATTCATATTGTCATAGATCGAATTCGAGTTTCCTCTGATGAAGATACACAAAACAGAATTGCAGACTCCTTACAAACTGCTTTTTATGAAGGTAAAGGTGAATGCCTATTGTCAATTGACTCAAGCACCAATTACAAATCCTTTTCAAATCGTTTTGAAGCAGATGACTTGACATTCGAAGACCCTAATACACACACATTCAGTTTTAATAATCCAGTTGGTGCTTGTCCTAAATGTGAAGGTTTTGGAAAAGTTATTGGAATTGATGAAGATCTTGTGATTCCAAACAAAACCTTAAGTGTGTACGAAGATGCTGTTGTGTGCTGGAAAGGTGAGAAAATGAAAAAGTGGAAAGAAGTTCTGATCTTTGCTGCTGACAAATTCGATTTCCCTATTCACAAACCTTTCTTCGAGCTTAGCGAAAAACAAAAACAATTACTTTGGACTGGGAATAAACATTTTAAAGGTCTGAACGCGTTCTTCGCCTATGTGGAATCGAAACAATACAAAATCCAATATAGAGTGATGCTTTCACGATATCGTGGTAAAACAACTTGTCCCGATTGTAGAGGAACACGATTAAAAAAAGAAGCAGGATACATTAAAATTGAAGGCATGAGTATTCAGGATTTAGTTCTGATGCCATTAAACCAACTAAAGGAATTCTTTCAAAACTTAACGCTTAACCAAACAAATGAAAAAATTGCTAGCCGCCTATTAATTGACATTAATAATCGCATCAATTTTTTATCTGATGTTGGACTTGGATATCTTACCTTAAACCGGTTATCCAGTAGCCTTTCGGGTGGAGAATCACAACGAATTAACCTGGCAACCTCATTAGGCAGTAGCCTTGTTGGATCACTATATATATTAGATGAACCCAGCATTGGACTACATTCCAGAGATACGGAACTTCTTATTAAGGTACTAAGGCAATTGCGCGACTTGGGAAACACGGTTATTGTTGTTGAACATGATGAAGACATTATTCTAGCAGCTGATGAACTAATTGATATAGGACCATATGCTGGCAGACTTGGAGGCGAGGTTGTTTTTCAAGGAAACTTAAAGGAGCTTAAGAGTTCGACCGATAGCTTAACTGCTAAATACATTTCAAAAACAATGGCTATTCCTGTTCCTGAAACCCGCAAAAAATGGAATAACTATATTGAAATTCTTGGTGCAAGAGAGAATAACTTAAAGTCTTTAGACATCAAGTTTCCTTTAAACACAATGACTTTGGTAACTGGTGTTAGTGGATCTGGAAAATCATCATTAATTAAAACGATCCTCTACCCTGCTCTTAAAAAACATTATGGCGGCTATTCAGACAAAAGTGGACATTTTGATGCATTAAAAGGGGATCTACATATGATCAGCAATGTTGAGTTTGTTGATCAAAACCCAATCGGTAAATCATCTCGATCGAATCCCGTAACCTATCTTAAAGCATACGATGAGATTCGAAAGTTATATGCAGAACAACAAGCCTCAAAATACAGTGGTTTTAAATCTGCTCATTTCTCATTTAATATTGATGGTGGCCGATGTGACGAATGTCAAGGAGAAGGAATTATAAAGGTAGAAATGCAATTTATGGCTGATGTTTATTTACAATGTGAAAGTTGTAAAGGGCGCCGATTCAAAGATGATATTCTTGATGTCAGATATCGTGAAAAGAACATACACGATATTTTGGAGATGACTGTAAACGAAGCGACTGAATTCTTCATGGCATCGGATGGAAGAACAGAGAAAAAAATTGCACAACGATTAAAACCCTTAGTGGATGTCGGTCTAGGTTATGTAAAGCTTGGTCAAGCATCAAGCACGTTAAGTGGTGGTGAAAGCCAAAGAGTAAAACTAGCTTCATTCTTGGCAAAAGAGAAAGCTGAGCCTTGCCTTTTCATATTCGATGAACCAACCACAGGTCTTCATTTCCATGACATTAATAAGTTAATGGATGCTTTCAATGCTCTTATTGCAAGAGGTCATAGTTTGATCGTTATTGAACACAATATGGAAGTTATAAAGTGTGCCGATTGGATTATTGACTTGGGGCCTGATGGCGGAAATAAAGGTGGACAAGTTGTTTTTGAAGGAATACCTGAAGATGCCGTAAAATGTTCCAAATCTTATACTGGACAATACTTACAAGATAAATTATAA